The Apium graveolens cultivar Ventura chromosome 11, ASM990537v1, whole genome shotgun sequence genome has a window encoding:
- the LOC141695084 gene encoding uncharacterized protein LOC141695084 isoform X2, giving the protein MAQMLKPIVQLNRWHRLLHSSRPTLHNLVDSHFLVSIHHRTATPSRSVHFRSRGLRFPNGSVESSEFADTTDNDSDFKSRNEKKREARRAVRWATDLAAFSPAQIKRILRVASLETDVFVETEVYDALMLVKRLGRDVREGKRRQFSYIGRLIREVQPDLMDGLIQASKDGDMSKFQSLYGSEVAFSKDAVEEESESDDEVEIPEDCIKTENRWFDGLMNRDRAVSNEIYSVHTVEFDRQELRKLVREVYTLQDEVASEEAEGEDKDLLAAKKSLARFLRDIAKQLPSE; this is encoded by the exons ATGGCTCAAATGCTGAAACCTATTGTACAGTTAAATCGATGGCATCGCCTCCTACACTCTTCACGACCCACATTACACAATCTCGTCGATTCACACTTCCTTGTGAGCATACATCACCGCACCGCAACTCCTTCTCGGAGCGTCCATTTTCGATCGCGTGGTCTCAGGTTTCCAAACGGTTCTGTAGAATCTTCTGAATTTGCTGATACGACAGATAATGACTCCGATTTTAAGAGCCGAAACGAGAAGAAACGTGAAGCTCGTCGCGCTGTTCGCTGGGCCACGGACCTCGCAGCATTTTCTCCGGCTCAAATTAAACGTATCCTCAG AGTGGCGTCCTTAGAAACAGACGTGTTTGTTGAGACGGAAGTGTATGATGCTCTCATGCTAGTGAAG AGATTGGGCCGAGATGTTAGAGAAGGCAAGCGAAGGCAGTTCAGTTATATAG GAAGGCTTATACGAGAAGTGCAACCAGATCTGATGGATGGCTTGATTCAGGCCTCAAAAGATGGGGACATGAGTAAATTTCAGAGTTTGTATGGTTCAGAAGTAGCGTTCAGTAAGGATGCCGTAGAAGAGGAAAGTGAATCTGATGATGAAGTTGAG ATCCCTGAAGACTGCATTAAAACAGAAAATAGATGGTTTGATGGGCTGATGAATAGAGATAGGGCCGTTAGCAATGAAATTTATTCAGTGCATACTGTTGAATTTGATCGCCAG GAATTGCGGAAACTTGTACGTGAAGTATACACTCTGCAAGACGAAGTAGCTTCTGAGGAAGCTGAAGGTGAAGATAAAGATCTTCTGGCTGCTAAAAAATCCCTTGCTCGTTTTCTCCGAGATATTGCCAAGCAGTTGCCATCCGAATAA
- the LOC141695487 gene encoding uncharacterized protein LOC141695487 has protein sequence MYRERKFTKFGDLLSTLLIAEQNHELLIKNHQSRPTGFALLPEVNNMSFQHNVRGKGYRGGRGQGRCRGRGRSHGNFRPYNNSGHWKWQSESQTKRKAPRGGKTENICYRCDMDGHWTRNCHAPNHLVKLYQSSQKSKEKMVETHFANNNIDDFPRITTGGINISGLNEPNGTPIWEAED, from the coding sequence ATGTACAGGGAGCGCAAATTTACTAAGTTTGGGGATCTTCTATCAACTCTCCTCATTGCTGAACAGAATCATGAATTACTGATTAAGAATCATCAATCCCGTCCAACAGGATTTGCCCTATTACCTGAAGTAAATAACATGTCATTCCAGCATAATGTACGTGGAAAAGGGTATAGAGGTGGACGGGGCCAAGGTCGGTGCCGTGGACGAGGTCGGAGCCACGGGAATTTTCGTCCATATAACAACTCTGGTCACTGGAAGTGGCAATCTGAATCACAGACTAAAAGAAAGGCACCACGAGGAGGAAAAACTGAAAATATTTGCTATAGGTGCGACATGGATGGGCACTGGACACGTAATTGTCATGCCCCAAATCATCTTGTTAAGTTATATCAATCTTCTCaaaaatcaaaagagaaaatggTAGAAACACATTTCGCCAACAATAACATAGATGATTTCCCGAGAATCACAACTGGAGGAATAAACATTAGTGGTCTGAATGAACCTAACGGAACTCCCATATGGGAGGCTGAAGATTAG
- the LOC141695084 gene encoding uncharacterized protein LOC141695084 isoform X3, whose protein sequence is MAQMLKPIVQLNRWHRLLHSSRPTLHNLVDSHFLVSIHHRTATPSRSVHFRSRGLRFPNGSVESSEFADTTDNDSDFKSRNEKKREARRAVRWATDLAAFSPAQIKRILRVASLETDVFVETEVYDALMLVKRLGRDVREGKRRQFSYIGRLIREVQPDLMDGLIQASKDGDMSKFQSLYGSEVAFSKDAVEEESESDDEVEIPEDCIKTENRWFDGLMNRDRAVSNEIYSVHTVEFDRQELRKLVREVYTLQDEVASEEAEAFNFS, encoded by the exons ATGGCTCAAATGCTGAAACCTATTGTACAGTTAAATCGATGGCATCGCCTCCTACACTCTTCACGACCCACATTACACAATCTCGTCGATTCACACTTCCTTGTGAGCATACATCACCGCACCGCAACTCCTTCTCGGAGCGTCCATTTTCGATCGCGTGGTCTCAGGTTTCCAAACGGTTCTGTAGAATCTTCTGAATTTGCTGATACGACAGATAATGACTCCGATTTTAAGAGCCGAAACGAGAAGAAACGTGAAGCTCGTCGCGCTGTTCGCTGGGCCACGGACCTCGCAGCATTTTCTCCGGCTCAAATTAAACGTATCCTCAG AGTGGCGTCCTTAGAAACAGACGTGTTTGTTGAGACGGAAGTGTATGATGCTCTCATGCTAGTGAAG AGATTGGGCCGAGATGTTAGAGAAGGCAAGCGAAGGCAGTTCAGTTATATAG GAAGGCTTATACGAGAAGTGCAACCAGATCTGATGGATGGCTTGATTCAGGCCTCAAAAGATGGGGACATGAGTAAATTTCAGAGTTTGTATGGTTCAGAAGTAGCGTTCAGTAAGGATGCCGTAGAAGAGGAAAGTGAATCTGATGATGAAGTTGAG ATCCCTGAAGACTGCATTAAAACAGAAAATAGATGGTTTGATGGGCTGATGAATAGAGATAGGGCCGTTAGCAATGAAATTTATTCAGTGCATACTGTTGAATTTGATCGCCAG GAATTGCGGAAACTTGTACGTGAAGTATACACTCTGCAAGACGAAGTAGCTTCTGAGGAAGCTGAAG CGTTTAATTTCTCATAG
- the LOC141695084 gene encoding uncharacterized protein LOC141695084 isoform X1: protein MAQMLKPIVQLNRWHRLLHSSRPTLHNLVDSHFLVSIHHRTATPSRSVHFRSRGLRFPNGSVESSEFADTTDNDSDFKSRNEKKREARRAVRWATDLAAFSPAQIKRILRVASLETDVFVETEVYDALMLVKRLGRDVREGKRRQFSYIGRLIREVQPDLMDGLIQASKDGDMSKFQSLYGSEVAFSKDAVEEESESDDEVEIPEDCIKTENRWFDGLMNRDRAVSNEIYSVHTVEFDRQELRKLVREVYTLQDEVASEEAEALKIGSRSYSRKVRYAERKIFSGKFSQNRVIYTHIYALLFAVLYVPESNMPPLT, encoded by the exons ATGGCTCAAATGCTGAAACCTATTGTACAGTTAAATCGATGGCATCGCCTCCTACACTCTTCACGACCCACATTACACAATCTCGTCGATTCACACTTCCTTGTGAGCATACATCACCGCACCGCAACTCCTTCTCGGAGCGTCCATTTTCGATCGCGTGGTCTCAGGTTTCCAAACGGTTCTGTAGAATCTTCTGAATTTGCTGATACGACAGATAATGACTCCGATTTTAAGAGCCGAAACGAGAAGAAACGTGAAGCTCGTCGCGCTGTTCGCTGGGCCACGGACCTCGCAGCATTTTCTCCGGCTCAAATTAAACGTATCCTCAG AGTGGCGTCCTTAGAAACAGACGTGTTTGTTGAGACGGAAGTGTATGATGCTCTCATGCTAGTGAAG AGATTGGGCCGAGATGTTAGAGAAGGCAAGCGAAGGCAGTTCAGTTATATAG GAAGGCTTATACGAGAAGTGCAACCAGATCTGATGGATGGCTTGATTCAGGCCTCAAAAGATGGGGACATGAGTAAATTTCAGAGTTTGTATGGTTCAGAAGTAGCGTTCAGTAAGGATGCCGTAGAAGAGGAAAGTGAATCTGATGATGAAGTTGAG ATCCCTGAAGACTGCATTAAAACAGAAAATAGATGGTTTGATGGGCTGATGAATAGAGATAGGGCCGTTAGCAATGAAATTTATTCAGTGCATACTGTTGAATTTGATCGCCAG GAATTGCGGAAACTTGTACGTGAAGTATACACTCTGCAAGACGAAGTAGCTTCTGAGGAAGCTGAAG CTCTGAAGATTGGAAGCAGATCTTATAGCAGGAAGGTAAGGTATGCGGAGAGGAAGATATTCAGTGGCAAGTTTTCTCAAAATCGTGTTATTTACACACACATCTATGCTTTATTGTTCGCAGTGTTATATGTACCAGAATCCAATATGCCTCCGTTGACATAG